One genomic region from Rattus norvegicus strain BN/NHsdMcwi chromosome 10, GRCr8, whole genome shotgun sequence encodes:
- the Proca1 gene encoding protein PROCA1, translating into MWVRTTVTIRRWSEEKSGCNHERYPRTDITRLPSWKRGYPASVESSSDMSSFSEGENKETERCCWKHQQCPVHIIHSFSDCGHHNRCMHAVSHCNCESRCQSYRPISVAIFHHPTHHMYMTDDLNDLEANQLAITNNLCSTDRPTDPNSVESTTGAPDLSAPITIWRSASPIDKCQEGKVIKNIKKKKKEKDKEEMMVDEKPKLKKKAKGKLIKKKSPMKSESSPADLSHSISPRELVRTSESSPDSREGLESEDSYERGKERPSSEDIVESSPKKKEKCSAQAKKNATKNLQTRKTSKRKSPPVPNPNLS; encoded by the exons ATATAACCAGGTTGCCCAGCTGGAAGAGAGGATATCCGGCTAGTGTGGAATCCAGCAGTgatatgtcttccttttctgaAG GTGAgaacaaggagacagagagatgttGCTGGAAACACCAGCAGTGTCCTGTGCATATCATCCACTCCTTCTCGGACTGTGGCCATCACAACAGATGTATGCATGCTGTCAGCCACTGCAACTGTGAATCTAG GTGCCAAAGCTACAGGCCCATCTCCGTGGCAATATTTCACCATCCCACCCACCATATGTATATGACAGATGACCTAAATGATTTAGAAGCGAACCAGCTCGCCATCACAAATAACTTATGTTCCACTGACAGACCTACTGACCCAAACTCAGTTGAGTCAACAACTGGGGCTCCTGACTTATCAGCGCCCATCACCATCTGGCGTTCTGCAAGCCCCATAGACAAGTGTCAGGAAGGCAAGGTCATCAagaatataaagaagaaaaagaaagagaaagacaaggaGGAGATGATGGTGGATGAAAAGCCAAAGTTGAAGAAAAAAGCCAAGGGCAAGTTAATTAAGAAGAAAAGCCCAATGAAGTCAGAGTCTTCCcctgcagacttgagccattcaATAAGCCCAAGAGAACTAGTGAGGACATCAGAGTCTAGCCCAGACAGCCGGGAAGGGCTGGAGAGTGAGGACAGTTATGAACGGGGTAAAGAAAGGCCCTCCAGTGAAGATATTGTAGAGTCATcacccaaaaagaaagagaagtgctCTGCCCAGGCCAAAAAGAATGCGACAAAGAACTTACAAACCCGGAAAACGAGCAAGAGAAAATCTCCCCCAGTGCCCAACCCCAATCTCAGTTGA
- the Proca1 gene encoding protein PROCA1 isoform X2, translating into MSSFSEGENKETERCCWKHQQCPVHIIHSFSDCGHHNRCMHAVSHCNCESRCQSYRPISVAIFHHPTHHMYMTDDLNDLEANQLAITNNLCSTDRPTDPNSVESTTGAPDLSAPITIWRSASPIDKCQEGKVIKNIKKKKKEKDKEEMMVDEKPKLKKKAKGKLIKKKSPMKSESSPADLSHSISPRELVRTSESSPDSREGLESEDSYERGKERPSSEDIVESSPKKKEKCSAQAKKNATKNLQTRKTSKRKSPPVPNPNLS; encoded by the exons atgtcttccttttctgaAG GTGAgaacaaggagacagagagatgttGCTGGAAACACCAGCAGTGTCCTGTGCATATCATCCACTCCTTCTCGGACTGTGGCCATCACAACAGATGTATGCATGCTGTCAGCCACTGCAACTGTGAATCTAG GTGCCAAAGCTACAGGCCCATCTCCGTGGCAATATTTCACCATCCCACCCACCATATGTATATGACAGATGACCTAAATGATTTAGAAGCGAACCAGCTCGCCATCACAAATAACTTATGTTCCACTGACAGACCTACTGACCCAAACTCAGTTGAGTCAACAACTGGGGCTCCTGACTTATCAGCGCCCATCACCATCTGGCGTTCTGCAAGCCCCATAGACAAGTGTCAGGAAGGCAAGGTCATCAagaatataaagaagaaaaagaaagagaaagacaaggaGGAGATGATGGTGGATGAAAAGCCAAAGTTGAAGAAAAAAGCCAAGGGCAAGTTAATTAAGAAGAAAAGCCCAATGAAGTCAGAGTCTTCCcctgcagacttgagccattcaATAAGCCCAAGAGAACTAGTGAGGACATCAGAGTCTAGCCCAGACAGCCGGGAAGGGCTGGAGAGTGAGGACAGTTATGAACGGGGTAAAGAAAGGCCCTCCAGTGAAGATATTGTAGAGTCATcacccaaaaagaaagagaagtgctCTGCCCAGGCCAAAAAGAATGCGACAAAGAACTTACAAACCCGGAAAACGAGCAAGAGAAAATCTCCCCCAGTGCCCAACCCCAATCTCAGTTGA
- the Proca1 gene encoding protein PROCA1 isoform X1, producing MWVRTTVTIRRWSEEKSGCNHERYPRTGENKETERCCWKHQQCPVHIIHSFSDCGHHNRCMHAVSHCNCESRCQSYRPISVAIFHHPTHHMYMTDDLNDLEANQLAITNNLCSTDRPTDPNSVESTTGAPDLSAPITIWRSASPIDKCQEGKVIKNIKKKKKEKDKEEMMVDEKPKLKKKAKGKLIKKKSPMKSESSPADLSHSISPRELVRTSESSPDSREGLESEDSYERGKERPSSEDIVESSPKKKEKCSAQAKKNATKNLQTRKTSKRKSPPVPNPNLS from the exons GTGAgaacaaggagacagagagatgttGCTGGAAACACCAGCAGTGTCCTGTGCATATCATCCACTCCTTCTCGGACTGTGGCCATCACAACAGATGTATGCATGCTGTCAGCCACTGCAACTGTGAATCTAG GTGCCAAAGCTACAGGCCCATCTCCGTGGCAATATTTCACCATCCCACCCACCATATGTATATGACAGATGACCTAAATGATTTAGAAGCGAACCAGCTCGCCATCACAAATAACTTATGTTCCACTGACAGACCTACTGACCCAAACTCAGTTGAGTCAACAACTGGGGCTCCTGACTTATCAGCGCCCATCACCATCTGGCGTTCTGCAAGCCCCATAGACAAGTGTCAGGAAGGCAAGGTCATCAagaatataaagaagaaaaagaaagagaaagacaaggaGGAGATGATGGTGGATGAAAAGCCAAAGTTGAAGAAAAAAGCCAAGGGCAAGTTAATTAAGAAGAAAAGCCCAATGAAGTCAGAGTCTTCCcctgcagacttgagccattcaATAAGCCCAAGAGAACTAGTGAGGACATCAGAGTCTAGCCCAGACAGCCGGGAAGGGCTGGAGAGTGAGGACAGTTATGAACGGGGTAAAGAAAGGCCCTCCAGTGAAGATATTGTAGAGTCATcacccaaaaagaaagagaagtgctCTGCCCAGGCCAAAAAGAATGCGACAAAGAACTTACAAACCCGGAAAACGAGCAAGAGAAAATCTCCCCCAGTGCCCAACCCCAATCTCAGTTGA
- the Proca1 gene encoding protein PROCA1 isoform X3 — protein sequence MHAVSHCNCESRCQSYRPISVAIFHHPTHHMYMTDDLNDLEANQLAITNNLCSTDRPTDPNSVESTTGAPDLSAPITIWRSASPIDKCQEGKVIKNIKKKKKEKDKEEMMVDEKPKLKKKAKGKLIKKKSPMKSESSPADLSHSISPRELVRTSESSPDSREGLESEDSYERGKERPSSEDIVESSPKKKEKCSAQAKKNATKNLQTRKTSKRKSPPVPNPNLS from the exons ATGCATGCTGTCAGCCACTGCAACTGTGAATCTAG GTGCCAAAGCTACAGGCCCATCTCCGTGGCAATATTTCACCATCCCACCCACCATATGTATATGACAGATGACCTAAATGATTTAGAAGCGAACCAGCTCGCCATCACAAATAACTTATGTTCCACTGACAGACCTACTGACCCAAACTCAGTTGAGTCAACAACTGGGGCTCCTGACTTATCAGCGCCCATCACCATCTGGCGTTCTGCAAGCCCCATAGACAAGTGTCAGGAAGGCAAGGTCATCAagaatataaagaagaaaaagaaagagaaagacaaggaGGAGATGATGGTGGATGAAAAGCCAAAGTTGAAGAAAAAAGCCAAGGGCAAGTTAATTAAGAAGAAAAGCCCAATGAAGTCAGAGTCTTCCcctgcagacttgagccattcaATAAGCCCAAGAGAACTAGTGAGGACATCAGAGTCTAGCCCAGACAGCCGGGAAGGGCTGGAGAGTGAGGACAGTTATGAACGGGGTAAAGAAAGGCCCTCCAGTGAAGATATTGTAGAGTCATcacccaaaaagaaagagaagtgctCTGCCCAGGCCAAAAAGAATGCGACAAAGAACTTACAAACCCGGAAAACGAGCAAGAGAAAATCTCCCCCAGTGCCCAACCCCAATCTCAGTTGA